From one Salvelinus sp. IW2-2015 linkage group LG11, ASM291031v2, whole genome shotgun sequence genomic stretch:
- the LOC111970230 gene encoding uncharacterized protein yields MRTQRMLIHQAGARKEQEQRKQSRRQGGAKRTADQVKAKIRQVHRLRHPEEDEGKTTLEREPANNQYSLLWGQRVQGWGGVTCLLLLMTYLLWQTSLKETLHSGTPKYHLQNGNISSLKLILFQMEAQSGLRREPQGKKEEERPHKEQKERPHKEEEKSRKLKKMGISPQLTFQLLDGPLNRQLKLEPQKNNDIDITEVTVNASIESTDSRTIKKYGVSRKRREESAKQSKKTDKVRISVPPQLITEAGELKSISIIRTKPLPEIALCGWTHHQTKGEVIWDPKGCDLTLIKEKDEWVLIMNKIEPVEELIPPLHLNRKNL; encoded by the exons ATGAGGACACAGAGGATGCTGATCCACCAGGCAGGAGCCCGGAAGGAGCAGGAACAGCGAAAGCAATCGAGACGCCAGGGAGGAGCCAAAAGAACAGCAGACCAAGTGAAAGCCAAAATACGACAGGTGCATCGCCTAAGGCACCCAGAAGAAGACGAAGGAAAGACAACCCTGGAGAGAGAACCTGCGAACAACCAGTATTCTCTCCTGTGGGGCCAGAGAGTCCAGGGATGGGGGGGAGTAACATGCCTGCTACTCTTGATGACATACCTGTTGTGGCAGACCTCCTTGAAGGAAACCCTCCACAGTGGGACCCCGAAGTACCACCTACAGAATGGGAACATCTCTTCCCTGAAATTAATACTTTTCCAGATGGAAGCCCAGTCTGGCCTGAGGAGGGAGCCtcaggggaagaaagaggaggagaggcctcacaAGGAACAGAAGGAGAGACCCCACAAAGAGGAGGAAAAGTCCCGCAAGCTGAAGAAAATGGGGATTTCCCCACAATTGACTTTTCAGCTCTTGGATGGTCCCCTTAACAGACAATTGAAATTAGAACCACAGAAGAACAATGACATTGACATAACAGAAGTAACAGTGAACGCTAGTATAGAATCAACAGACTCACGCACAATCAAGAAGTATGGTGTaagcaggaagagaagagaggaatcaGCCAAACAATCCAAAAAGACTGACAAGGTTAGAATCTCTGTTCCACCTCAACTCATAACAGAAGCAGGAGAACTGAAGTCTATTTCAATCATAAGGACCAAACCCTTACCGGAGATTGCACTCTGTGGATGGACACATCACCAAACAAAGGGAGAAGTCATTTGGGACCCGAAAGGATGTGACCTGACATTAATCAAAGAAAAAGACGAGTGGGTGCTCATCATGAACAAGATTGAACCAGTGGAAG AATTGATCCCACCCCTGCACCTGAACAGGAAGAACCTGTGA